Within the Nitrospirota bacterium genome, the region GGACGGGCACTCATCACAGCAGTCAATTGCGTGATGCGTGATGCGTGATGCGTAATGCGTATCTTTTTTTAACTCATCACTCATAACGCTTAACGCTTCACGGTTGTTCAGGCAGTTAAGCGCCTTTGCAAAATTAACCGCCGTAAGCTTCTTGCCTATGCCTGCGTCGCCTGCAAAAAGATATGCATGGGCAAGGCGGTTTTTTGCAATAGAGCCTCTTAAAATCCCCAAGGCCCTTTCCTGTCCGATAATATCTTTTAAAGCCATGCCGACTCCAGCGCCTCTATAATTCTTTTATGAACTTCCTCAGTGCTCCCTGATGCATCAATTATCCTTACCCTCTCAGGCTCTTCTTTTGCAATCTTAAAATACCCCTCCTGCACCCTCTTGTGAAACTCCACAGTCTCAAGTTCAAGCCTGTCTCTTTTCCGGGCTTCCACATTTCTTCTTAATCCTTCCTCAACATCCATATCAAGCAGGAATGTAACAAACGGCTTTAAATCAGGGGCTGCAATTTCATTGAGGGTTTTTATAACTGCCATGTCCATCCCCCTGCCATGGCCCTGATAAGCAACGGTTGAATCAAAAAATCTGTCGCATATTACAACAGCGCCCTGCATAAGCGCGGGATAAATGACCTCCCTTACATGCTGCGCCCTGGATGTGTTATAAAGAAGAAGCTCTGTCAAAGGATTCATGCTGTTTTCAGGCGCAAGGAGTATCTCCCTTATTTTAAGCCCGATTTTTGTGCCTCCGGGCTCTTCAGTTGTCAGGACCTTTAACCCTTTAGCCTTCAAATAGTCCGAAAGAAGTTTAAGCTGCGTGCTTTTGCCCGAGCCTTCAATGCCCTCAAATGTTATAAAGCCCCTGAGACCGTGAAGCGTAATGCCTGCCTGACCCTGCCTACCGGACAGGCAGGCGGCAGGCAGGCGTGATACATTAGTTGATTCATTATTTTGCATAACTTTATTTATAAGCCTCAGACACCTCTTTCAGAAGCGAAAAAACCCGCAGGGCATCGCCGGCATCCATTGAACCGGTGCCGCATGAAGGCGTAAGAATCGCCTGTCTCCTTATGCTGTCGCGTGAAATGCCTGTTTTCTCCAGCGAAACAAGCCCCCGTTCAAGCTGTTCTTTTAAATCATTGGCTGTTATCTCTTTTATTTTATTTATTGTCGGCACGATTCCCCATGCAATATATCCGCCCCTGTCTATAAATTCCCTCATCTCCCCGGGATAAATGCCAAGGGTATCCCAGAAAAAATAGGCGTCAAAGTTCAGTATGTCAATGCCTGATGAGATGATTAGAGGCCAGTCCGCCTTGCCGCAGCAATGAATGCCTGTCTTTGCCCCCGCGCCTTTGATATAGTCTGAAATATCCTTAAGGATGCGTAATGCCTCATTTGCATCCACGCCAAGGTAAGTTGATGTGCCGAGCGCAGAGAGTATGGGCTCGTCAATGAATATTATAACTTTTTCAGCAAAAGGCCAGAGATTATCAATCTGCCACTTAGCCTTTCCCTTAAGCAGAAAAAGGGCCAGCTCTCTCATTTCTTCGTCAAAATAAATGGGGCGTTTCTGGCTGTCAGTCAGGCTCAGCGTAAATGTAAGCGGTCCTGTAACATGACCCTTCACAACATTTAATTTTTCTTTTCTCTGTTTAAGAATCTCCAGGAATGTATAAAACCCCGGTGCATATTCTTTGGAAATAGGAAATCCCGCGCCCTTTTCAATTGCCTCATAAAAAGATGCCGCCGCCTGCTCATCAGCCTTGTCCACATAGACATACTCTCCCTTAATCTTCACAAACGGAAATCCTTCAGTGTATTGAGGAATCATGAATTCAAGAAAGCTCCTGTGGGGAAGCTGGGGCCAGAACGGGATGTCAACGGATTCAAATACAACCCTGCACGCCTCTTCTGCGTCTAAAAGGGGCAGACTGCCTATTCCTGTTGTGCTGAAACTCTTAAGCATGATTACTAATGATACTCTAAGGGTGTAATGAGTTTCAAATTATTTGGTAGAATATAGAAGGATCACGGTGCTGACAATATGAACATTGTTGCAATTTACAATCTGGATAAAGACGCAGACAGGTTCTCGCAAGCCCTTGCAGCAGTTCTCGGCAAAACGATATATGAAGCACGCTCCCGTCTGCGCGTCCCAGGCGGCGGCCCCTCAGTCCTTGCCGTTTTTCAGGAGATTGCAAAAGCAGAGGACTGTGCTGCAAACCTTAGGACAAACGGCTTTGATACTGTTATTCTCAGGCTGGATGAAATAGAGTCTGACAGGGTGCGTTTTCTCGTAAGAAACTTTGAATTTACCGGAGAATCACTGCATACCGAGTCCAGCCAGGGGCAAAAGCTTGTTCTGCCCTATCGTGATATCAGGCTTATCCTGTACGGTCTTTGTATCACCGTCCACATGGGAACTGAGACTGTTAAAGAACGTAAATTCAGCATGGGAAAAGCTCTGATGACAAGCGGGTTGGCAATGACCAAGCGCACAAGTCATGAAGTCCATACCAAGGAGGAAAACCGTGAACGGTTTCTTTATATCTTTGCGCCAGACCGGCAGACGGTTGTATTACGCGAGAATGCGCTTCATTATGACTCTCTTGGAAAGGCGCTTCAGCCATCCCGGGCAGCAAACTTCAACCACGTCGCTGCGGAACTGAGAAGGCAAAGCCCTGATGCTAAATTTGATGAGCGCTTATTAAACCGCGGCAGTCAGGTGCAGATGCTCGGGCCTTTGTTCAATCCGGAAGAACATCTGGACATTGCAACATCTCTGCTCGCTAAAATATTGCGGCCCATTTGAGTTCAGCCGAGCTGTTGTGCAAAAAAGAGATGGGTCTCCCCTTTTTGATGCTTAAGAAAACCCTCCTTTAGGATTTATCGGCAGTCAAGGCAGGGGATTTTTTAACCAGCGAAGAATACAACTCATCCATTGTTTTCACCAGATTGGAGCTATCGTATTTGGGGAATACGCAGCGGCGGCCGGCCTCTCCCATCTTTTTTCTTAAGAGGGCGTCGCTTAGGAGTTTTATAAGGGCGTCTGCAAATAAATCTGCACGCCCCGGCGGAACGAGGAATCCTGTAACACCGTCTTTTACAAGTGATGACACACCGCCAACATTTGCAGCAACAACAGGCTTGTCTCCAACCATTGCCTCAATAATGGACACAGGCGTGCCTTCATTAAATGAGGTAAGCGCAACAATGTCAAGGTCTGCATAAATTCTCTGGAGGTCGCGTCTGAAACCTGTGAAAATGACTTTATCTGCAATGCCTAATTTTTTTGCATACTCTTCAAGTTCTTCCCTCAACTCCCCGTCGCCGACAATAACAAATTTTACATCTGTCGCTTTCTTAAGCAAGTCTTCATAAAAAGTTACTCCCGCATGTTTCATGCGGTCTGTTATTATCTTTGCTCCTTCAAGAAACTGCCTGTGCCCTTTAATCGGCACAAGCCTTCCCACAATGCCTATAAGGAGGGTATCCAACGATACACCAATCTCAGTTCTGAATTCGCCCCTGTATTTTGCAAGATCAAAAAATGGCGCAAGTTTAAGACCAAGCGGTATGGTCTCAAATTTCTCCGCACTACCAATACCCATGCCCATCAATTCCCTCTTTAGCTCTTCGCTTAGCGTAATAATCCGCGTTGAGATATTGGCAAGCCCCTTTTCCATCTGTATAAATATCCATGATTTCAATTTTCCGAAATACCCTGTAAGCACATGTCCGTGAAAGGTATGGATAATCACCGGCACCCGTGCCAGCCATGCCGCCTGCCTGCCCAGAGTCCCTGCCTTTGCCGTGTGAGTGTGAACAATATCAGGTTTTTCTTTTTTTATTAATTTATACAGTTTATAAAATGCGATGAGGTCATTTTTGAGCCCTATCTCCCTGCCAAGCTCAGGGATGACAACAGGTTTTATGCCTTTGGATTCGGCAAGGTCTGTCATGCTTCCTTCCCTCGGCCCTTCAGTCCCTTTTACAAGGATTGTCTTGTACCCTAATTTGTCCAATTCAGAAGATAAAAGGATTGTATGAATGGCAGGACCGCCGATGTTAAGACGGGCTATTATGCGGATGATTTTTATGTTAGGCATATAATCTCATCGTTTTGTCCACTAATTGCATTTTCTTGCCGTCATTCCGCACTTGATGCGGAATCCAGTTCTAAGAAGTTCTCTGGATTCCCCGATCAAGTCGGGGAATGACAAATTAATATACTACTATATCACTTATAAAAATTCTGAAGATGACAAGGTCATATTAATATTCCTCACACATCCACAAACTCCCTGTGCCACAGCTCAAGCATAAGAAGCGCCCAGAGCCTTGCACTGTTGTCAATCCTCCCGCCGGTGTGTTCTGAAATAAGTTTTCTTACCGCATCAGACTTAAAATATCCCCTCTGAAGCGATTTCCAACTTAACAGCGTCTCTGTTAAATAATCCCTGAGTTCATGCCTGAACCACTTGCTTATCGGAACGCCGAAGCCTGCCTTTTGCCTGCTGAATACTGCCTCAGGTACCACACCATTAAATGCTTTCTTAAGAATATATTTATTTATTCGCCCCCTGAGTTTATATTCCACAGGGATTGAGGCTGCAAACTCCATAAATTCATAATCCAGAAACGGGCACCTTACCTCAAGGGAATTAGCCATTGATGCAATATCAACTTTCACCAGCAGGTCAAACGGGAGGTATGAATGAATATCCGCATCCATTGCCTTCTCAGCCATGTTACCGGCTGTGCTGCGCTCAAACAGCTTTATCAGATAATCGTAAGGCTCTTCATTTTTTAAAATCTCCTGCATTGCATCACCATAATACTTTTGCATATCATCTTTTGAGAACACTATCATCCACTGCAAATATTCCTGATTTGACGGATAGAAAGAGCCCTGAAGAAACCGCTTGAGCCGTTTCTTTTTGCTCCTGATATCCGTTTCGCCGCCGATGCTCAATATCTTAACGCACAAGGCCCTGACAGTTCCAGGTATATGCCTGAACCACTGCATAAGTTTTAACGCATAATACCTGTCATAGCCTGCAAAATTCTCATCGCCTCCGTCTCCTGAGAGGGCAACTTTTACAAATTCCGATGTCATCTTTGAAAGATAGTATGTTGGAAGCGCCGAGGAATCTGCAAACGGCTCGCCGTAGTGCCTTACAAGTTTCGGCAAAATATTCAGCGCATCAAATCTTACAATGAATTCTTTATGGTCTGTTTTGAAAAGTTTTGCTATCTGCCTTGCATAAGGAAGCTCATTATATGTATCCTCTTCAAATCCGATTGAAAAGGTCTTTACCGGCTCTTTCATAAGCCCTGACATGAGGGCAGTGACTATGCTTGAGTCAATGCCGCCGCTTAAAAATGCCCCAAGCGGAACATCGCTTATGAGTCTCTTCTCTACAGCATTTTCAAGCTGTTTAAAAACATTTTCTGCTAATTCTCTCTCATCAGTCGGGACAGTTTTTTTTGAAAAATCAATGTCCCAGTACCGCTTGGTCTTTACAATGCCGTTTTCAAAAATCAGATAGTGTGCAGGAGGAAGCTTGAAAATATTTTTAAATGCCGACTTTGGCGCAGGGATGTACTGATATGTTAAATAGAGGCTGATTGCAGACAGGTCAACAGCCTTTGGAATGTTGAGCGCCAGTAATCCCTGAAGCTCTGAGGCAAAGGCAAAGGTTTTTCCGTCATAATAATAAAATAACGGCTTTTTGCCTATGCGGTCCCTCGCAAGAAAGAGTCTTTGCCTTTTTTCATCCCAGACTGCAAATGCAAACATCCCCTGAAATTTATCAAGGCATTTTTCTTCCCATTCTTCATAGGCGTGCAGGATAACTTCAGTGTCAGAATTGCTTCTAAATTTGTGGCCGGCGGCAGTTAATGCCATGCGGATTTCCCGGAAGTTATAGATTTCGCCGTTATATGTTATCCATAACAAGCCGTTTTCATTTGACATCGGCTGATGCGCATTTTCAGAAAGATCAATGATGGATAATCTTCTATGCCCCAAGGCAACATTTACTTCTGATTTCTGACTTCCCGATACGGGACTCCGCTGAGGGTCGCTCCGACAGACTCCTGACTTCATATAAATTCCTTTGTCATCCGGCCCGCGGTGTGAGTGGGCATCTCCTGCCTTTTCAAATAAAATACGGTCAATATCCCCGCCTGTTATCATTCCCCATATCCCGCACATTTTATGGAAAACCCCCTGCTAATTCTATAAATTTTTGACAGCTTGACACGACTTATTAATGAAGTTTTAAAGAGTAAGCGGTCTTTATATTAAAAAGCGTATTTCAGACGCGGCATGAGTTTAACAATAACGCCATTAATAAATTTATTATCAATCAACTGAGCCCAGTGACGATTGTCATTGGGAAGGCTGTCAATATAATTTTGTATTTTATTTTTTTCTATCTTCAATAATTTATCAGATTCCGAGTCGTACACATTTATGTAATCTTTCACTATAAACTTTATCTCCCATTTCCTGTCAATCAAAACATTATTGTCAACATAGAATCTCTTATTTATCGGAGATATTTTAAAGTCTTTCTTTGCAGCCCTTTTTAAAAGATGGCCCCCCACTCCCTCTGTAATAAATTCTATATGGCTTATTTCACCGAATTTACTGAACTGGTTGTACGACACGAAAAGTGGTTCGGAAGCATCAAGGCTTATAATATCTCGGTTGCCGGCAAAATTATCAGCAATTAATTTCTGTTTTTTATTCCAATCTTTCCAATGATCCGAAATGCCCAGTATGCTGAAAATCAAGATTGAAAAAATTATTACTGCTGCTTTCTTATTAGAACTAATAAATGAACCCGCCAGAAAGGCCAGCAATAGCGAACTATAAATAGTTACCCTGTTGCCGAGATTGAAGGCAGTTTGCGGATAATAACCCGTTACTGCAAACATGCAAAAAGCCAGCACAGTTACAACTGAAAAAGCGCAAAACAGGTGAAAATTAAATTTTTCTTTTTCAAAACCATAATATTTATAAAATAAAACAATTATCAGAATACCAATCGCTACGGATAAAAATGATAGCT harbors:
- a CDS encoding glycosyltransferase family 4 protein — encoded protein: MPNIKIIRIIARLNIGGPAIHTILLSSELDKLGYKTILVKGTEGPREGSMTDLAESKGIKPVVIPELGREIGLKNDLIAFYKLYKLIKKEKPDIVHTHTAKAGTLGRQAAWLARVPVIIHTFHGHVLTGYFGKLKSWIFIQMEKGLANISTRIITLSEELKRELMGMGIGSAEKFETIPLGLKLAPFFDLAKYRGEFRTEIGVSLDTLLIGIVGRLVPIKGHRQFLEGAKIITDRMKHAGVTFYEDLLKKATDVKFVIVGDGELREELEEYAKKLGIADKVIFTGFRRDLQRIYADLDIVALTSFNEGTPVSIIEAMVGDKPVVAANVGGVSSLVKDGVTGFLVPPGRADLFADALIKLLSDALLRKKMGEAGRRCVFPKYDSSNLVKTMDELYSSLVKKSPALTADKS
- the asnB gene encoding asparagine synthase (glutamine-hydrolyzing), whose product is MCGIWGMITGGDIDRILFEKAGDAHSHRGPDDKGIYMKSGVCRSDPQRSPVSGSQKSEVNVALGHRRLSIIDLSENAHQPMSNENGLLWITYNGEIYNFREIRMALTAAGHKFRSNSDTEVILHAYEEWEEKCLDKFQGMFAFAVWDEKRQRLFLARDRIGKKPLFYYYDGKTFAFASELQGLLALNIPKAVDLSAISLYLTYQYIPAPKSAFKNIFKLPPAHYLIFENGIVKTKRYWDIDFSKKTVPTDERELAENVFKQLENAVEKRLISDVPLGAFLSGGIDSSIVTALMSGLMKEPVKTFSIGFEEDTYNELPYARQIAKLFKTDHKEFIVRFDALNILPKLVRHYGEPFADSSALPTYYLSKMTSEFVKVALSGDGGDENFAGYDRYYALKLMQWFRHIPGTVRALCVKILSIGGETDIRSKKKRLKRFLQGSFYPSNQEYLQWMIVFSKDDMQKYYGDAMQEILKNEEPYDYLIKLFERSTAGNMAEKAMDADIHSYLPFDLLVKVDIASMANSLEVRCPFLDYEFMEFAASIPVEYKLRGRINKYILKKAFNGVVPEAVFSRQKAGFGVPISKWFRHELRDYLTETLLSWKSLQRGYFKSDAVRKLISEHTGGRIDNSARLWALLMLELWHREFVDV
- a CDS encoding dTMP kinase, whose amino-acid sequence is MQNNESTNVSRLPAACLSGRQGQAGITLHGLRGFITFEGIEGSGKSTQLKLLSDYLKAKGLKVLTTEEPGGTKIGLKIREILLAPENSMNPLTELLLYNTSRAQHVREVIYPALMQGAVVICDRFFDSTVAYQGHGRGMDMAVIKTLNEIAAPDLKPFVTFLLDMDVEEGLRRNVEARKRDRLELETVEFHKRVQEGYFKIAKEEPERVRIIDASGSTEEVHKRIIEALESAWL